The window ACCCTTCCATGTTGCCCTGCCCGAGGACCTTCTCCGGCAGGTCCTCCGCCACGCAGCGCCCCTCCAGGCCGTAGTTCACCGGTCCGCGGGCGAGGAGTTCCTCGACCGCCTCATGCAGGGTGAAACCCAGCAGTTGCGGGTCGTCGCAGTTCCGCAGCCGGCACAGCGTGTCCACCGGATCGCCCTCACGCTCGCAGGCGGCGACGGTGTAGGTGGCGTCCGGGTCCAGTGGGCGACCCCCGATCTCCACCGACTGCACCCGGTGCCCCATGGGTGCGCGGGAGATGAAACGCACCCGCATCCCGGCGAAGCGCACCACCCAGCCGCCGAAAACCTCGTCGGCGCGCGGGGAGAAGACGTTGTTCAGCTCCTTCTCCAGCCACGTGCGCAGCTGCGCACCGGTCACCGTGCCCGTCTTGACCTCGGCGTTCTCCGGCAGCATCGACCACAGGAACTGCCTGCTTATCGACGCCGCCCCGCCCTCCGGCACCAGCGGCGGGCAGAAGCGGAAGCCGTTGGACAGGGCGATGTCCAGGTGCTCGCCCCGCGCGGCCAGGGCCGCGGACGCCTTCGCGAACAGGGCGTCGGTGACGAGGTTGTCCATCGGCGTCTCCAGCACGTAGTAGCGCTGGAGCACCGAGGACGTCGTGCCGATCGTCTCCTCCAGCTCCGGGTGGGCGGCGCGGATGTCGTCCAGCAGCGACCGCAGATGGGGGTCCTCGGGGAGGTCCTCGTGGACGTCGAGAAGCTCGTAGTTGAGTTCGCGGACCCCCGCGCTGCCGACCTCGATGTCGAGCCTGCCCACGAAGGAGCCGAAGGCGCCGGGCTCGGTGACGCGGGCGTGCCTCCCCTGCAGGGGCTGGCGGATGCGTTCGTGCGTGTCGCCGCCGAGGATGTAGTCGACGCCCTCCGCGACGTCCTCGCTGGCCAGGGCCACCTGCGGGGCCATGCCCAGATGGCCCATGACGAGCACCACCGCGCAGCCCTCCTCCTCACGCAGGTGACGCACCCAGTGGGCCAGGCTCTGGGCCGGCCGGGTCATGGCGATGCCCCGGCTGTAGGCGGGTGCCTGGCGTCGGGTGAGCGCCGGGTCGTTGTAGGCCAGCACGCCGATCCGCACCCCGCCCCTCTCCAGGACGTGGAAAGGGGCGAAGAGGTGGTTGCCGATCACGTCGTTGCCCACCGGATCACCCGACTCATCGGCGTGGTGCATGTTGGTGCACACCATCGGGGCAGTGTACTCCCCGGCGATCTGAAGCAGCCGCTCCTTGCCGAACACCACCTCCCAGTTGCCCGGCATGAGCACGTCGTAGTCCAGCGCGTTCATCGCCGGGACCACGGCCTCGCCGCGGGTGAGCTGTACCCAGCCGCTGCCCTGGAAGCAGTCGCCGTTGTCGACGATGACCGTGTGCGGATTCTCCTCCCGGATCTGCTCGAAGAGGGTCTTCATCCGGGCCACGCCGCCGGCCCGCCGGTACACGGGCTGCCCGTCCTCCAGATAGAACTCGTCGTGGGTCTCCAGTTGGCCGTGCAGGTCAGCGGTCTGCAGAATGGTCAATCGGGTTGGGTCGGTCATCGTGGAACCTCCTGCGCCCCCACCCTAGTGGTGTGGGTTGGTCGGGGGAAGGCGTCGACCTATTGCAGAATCATGGAACTCACGTCATGATGTAGGTACGTACCTACCAGGAGGTGAATATGACTGTCGTTTCTTCGCGGGACTTCAATCGGGATGTCAGCGCAGCGAAGCGGGCCGCGTCCAAGGGGCCTGTCGTGGTTACCGACAGGGGCGAACCGGCGTTCGTCCTCCTGTCGATAGATGACTACCGACGTCTCACAGGTACCGACTCCGAAGACTCAGCGGAATTCCTCGATAGATTGCAGCTGGACGAGGTCATTGACGTCGAGTTCCCACAAATGGATATCACCTTGAAGGCACCAGATTTCTGATGTTCCTTTTGGATACCAACGTCATCAGCGAATTGCGTAAGCCACAGGCTGATCCAGCAGTACGAGCCTGGATTCTTCGGAGAAGGCCACACGATTTATATTTGAGTGTCGTGACCGTGATGGAGATTGAGCTGGGAATTCGTCGGCTCGAACGGAAAGATGAGATCCAGGGCAGGCGATTGCGGACATGGCTGGAAGACGAGGTTTTGGACCTCTTCTCTGGCCGAATTTTGGCCGTGGATATCAAGGTCGCTGCTCGAGCTGCTGCATTGCAGGTCCCAGACCCCCGTCCCGAACGTGATTGCCTTTTGGCAGCCACTGCGCTGGTACACGATATGGAGGTGGTCACCCGCAATGTGAAGGATTTCCTCCCCATGTCCTCCCGCGTCATCAATCCGTGGGAAACATAGCTTAATTGACCGGACTCCTACCCGTGCCGCGGCACCAGCACCGTCACGGTGCCGCCGCCGTAGCCGTTGACCTGGTCGCGGCCCTCGATGACGACTTCGGTGACGTCGTCGGGGATGGCGAACGGCCCGTGGGAACGGGTGAAGGGCTGCTCGTTCTGGTGATCGTGGTGGAGGGTGTGCTCGGCGAGCACGTCGCCGTCCGGGGTGAGCACGCGCCAGCCGTCCGCGTAACGCTCTGGGGTGTCGTACGGGGAGGACACGGTGACGACGACCCGGAACTTTTCCCCGGCCGGGGTGACCTTAGCCTCGAGAATGTCTGGGTACTCCTGGGAGTCCGCAGCTGCGGACTCTGCGGCGGACCCGGTGGCGGTCACGGTCTGTTCCGTGGTGGCAGGGGTCGGCGGGGCGGAGTCGTCGGCGCAGGCGGTGAGCGTGAGTGAGAGAAGGCCGACGAGGGCGGGGGCGAGGCTGCGGGACGTCATGGCATCGACGGTAGCGAAGAACCGACGAACAGCAGCACCGCGCCGACGGCGATGAACACGACGCCGACCACCGCGCTGGTCACCACCACACCTGAGGACTGCTGCTTCCCGTCTTTCGGCGCGAGAAACAGCTCCGGGTTGTCCTTCGAGTAGATGATCTGCACGGTCTGCCCGGTGCGGTCGGCGAGGCCGACATCGTTGAAGCGGGGGCGGCCGCGGACCTTCTGACCGGCGAGGGTGTGGAACTCGACGATCTCGACGAGCCGGTGCACGTCGTTGCCCTTGGAATTCTCCTCGATGCGCACGTACGAGGAGGTCACGGTGCCGCGGACCCGCTCGCCGCGCTCGGCGAGATCGCGGAGGGTCCTCCATTGCCGAAAGGCGCGGTAGAACATGAAGAAGCCAGCCACGACCATCATGATCGAGACGCCGGAGAAGACGAGCGAGAACATGGGGGACATGGTTGTCATTCCTTTTCCCGGTTGCGGAAGGCCAGCCGCCGCTCCCACGCCGCGCGCTGCGCCCGGCCGTGCTCGACCATGACGGGGAACAGCTCCGACTCGGGCAGGGTCTCCCCGGCGTGGGTGAGGGCGGTGGCCATCGTCAGGTACTGGCGTCGGTAGGACATCCCGAGAACCTGGTCGGCGTAGTCCGTGACCAGCTCGGGGACGACGCTGAGGGTGGTCAGCTCAAGCAGCAGGCGCTTCGCCGTGTGGCGGGGCAGGGGAGCGGAGTCGCCCATCTCCGACAGTGCCGAGCCGAGGCTGGCGGGGTCGACGGGTTGGTGGGCGCGGCGTCGAGAAGCAAGGAACCCGAAGAGCCGGCCGTGGTGCGGGTCGTAGAAGTCGCCGGGCTCCAGGACGCGGCACACCTCGTTGCTGGGCGGGTGCTCCTTGCCGGCCCACATGAGTCCGCACAGCAGGAGCGCCTCCGGGTCGAGCTGTGGTGGGTCCACCCCGAGGAGGGCGTCGTCCTCATCGATCATGCGAGAGCGTCCGCCACCAGTTCGGCGGTCGCCTTCGCCGACGCCGGGTTCTGCCCGGTGATGAGGGTGCCGTCGGTCACGGTGTACGAGGCGAACGGCAGGGTGGCTTTGCGGTAGTCGGCGCCGCGCTGCTTCGCCACCTCCTCGACGTTGTAGGGGACAAGCTTATCGACGAGCGCCAGTTTCTCCTCCACCCAGGAGAAACCGGTGAGGGGGCGGGTGTCGATAAGCAGGGAACCGTCCGACAACCGCGTGTTGAGCAACCCGCAGTAACCGTGGCACACCGCGGCGACGACGCCGCCGGCCTCGACGATCTCCCGGGTGAGCCGCTGGAGGTCCTCGTTGTCGGGGAAGTCGTACATTGCGCCGTGCCCGCCGGCGAACCAGATGGCGTCGAAGTCGGCGGCGTCGACCTCGGCGGCGGCGGTGGTGGTGCCGAGCAGCGCCATCTTCGACGGATCGGTGAGCCAGTCCGAGGCGGTCTTCTCCTTGGCGGGGAACGTCAGGGAACGCTTGTCGAGGGGCACGTACCCGCCGGCCGGGCTGACGATGGTCTGCTCGAAGCCGCGCTCCGCGAAGACCTCCCACGCGTGGGTCAGCTCGGAGAGCCACAGGCCGGTCGTGTCGGAGGGGTCGTCGAAATGGGCGACGTTGGTGACCACATGGAGGATTCGTGTCATGAGCCCATCCTCCCTGCGCCGGCGGCCGCGTGCCACCGTTTCCGGGAGTACGCTCAACCTCGTGAAGTACCTTCCCTATGTGCCCGCGGTCGCGGCCGTGGCCTTCGGTGCTGTCCTGCTGTATCTCGGCGAGCTGGACGACTCCCCGGGACTCGGCGGCATCGGTCTCATCCTCATCGTGGCGGCCGTGTTCTTTGCGGTGCGGCATGCCCGGAAATCCCGGCGCGGCTGAATCCGCCGTTCCCGATGAGCCGGTCTGGTAGCATCCCTTCTGATCTGTATACCGGTAACCGATGAGGTGGATGAGGATGCGCGCTGCGCGGTTGGTCCTGGGAATCATCAGCGTGCTGATCGTGATGGCGGTCGCCGTCGTCGCCGCCTACGCGTGGGGGAGTGCATCAGGGGAGCCGATCAAGGAGGAGACCACGTCGCGTACCTCAGAGATCATCACCGCGGTGGAGCGGGAGGAGGAGATCGTCCTCCTCAGCACGGCGACGCAGGGCCTGCACACGGTGGAACGGGAGGCGAAGATCTTCAAGTGGGAGATGCCGGGGTCCCAGCGCACCAACATCCTCCAGTACACCTTCACCGCCCAGTTGGGCATCGACGGCGGTGATGTCGCGATCCGGCAGACTGACACCGACTCGTACCTGGTGACCGTCCCGCCGTTCAAGTCCATCGGCTTCAAGGACCCGGAGTTCAAGACGGTGCACCGGGACGGCAGGGCCCTCAGCTTCATCACGGAGGAGATCGACTCCGCCGAGGCCGTCACCGAGATCCTCAATGACGAGAAGCGGCAGGAGCACATCGACGCCAACCGCGATCTCCTCGAGGACCAGGCCCGCAACTTCTACACCGGCATCATCCACGCCATCGACGAGGACGTGCAGCTGCAGTTCGAGTTCCGCTGATCCTGAGGTCGCTCACTCCGTGAACCGCTTGCGGTACGACGTCGGCGTGGTGCCGTAGTGTGCCGCGAAGCTCTGGCGGAAGGTGACGGGGCTGCTGAAGCCGCAGACCCGGGCGATCCGCTCGACCGTCCACGGGGTGGTCTCCAGCAGGGAGCGGGCTTCGTCCAGGCGGCGGTCGGTGACCCAGCGCGCCGGGCTGGTGCCGGTGATCTCGCGGAACCGGCGGGTGAAGTTGCGTCGGCTCATGTGGGCGCGTGCGGCCAGCTCCTCGACGGTCAGCGGCTCATCGAGGTTGGCCAGGGCCCAGTCGATGACCTCACTGACCGGTCCCTGACCCTGGTGTGCCGGGAGCGGTCACGCGCTACCGGGCTGACGGATACGGTGGCCGCCCCTGACCCTGGTGTGCCGGGAGCGGTCGCTCGATGTACTGGGCTTGTCCGCCTTCGCGGTGCGGGGCGATGACCAGGTGACGGGCCACGCGGGCGGCGGCGGCCGTGCCGAGGCGGGTGCGGACGATGTGGAGGCAGGCGTCGAGGGCGGAGGCGGTGCCCTGGTCATCGGGCACGTCGCGGCCCACACCTCGACGATCCGCCTCGGCGCGGGTGGTGTCATGCTGCCCAACCACTCCCCGTACATCGTGGCCGAGCAGTTCGGCACCCTGGAGGAGATGTACCCCGGCCGCATCGGCCTCGGCCGCGCGCCCGGCACCGACCGCACCACCCTGGCCCGCGCGCTGCGCCGCCCGGTCAACGCCGCGGAGAACTTCCCCTCCGACATCATCGAGCTCGCCCGCTACCTGCAGGGCGAGTCGCTCATCCCCGACGTGCAGGCCATCCCGGGCCGAGGCACGAACGTGCCCCTCTACATCCTCGGTTCCTCCCTCTACGGCGCGCAGCTGGCCGCCAAGCTGGGCCTGCCGTACTCGTTCGCCTCACACCTGTTCCCGCCCATGCTCGAGCAGGCCGTCACCGTCTACCGTGAAACGTTCGAACCGTCGGCGCTGATGGACGAGCCCTACGTCATCGCCGCCCTCAACGCGACGGCCGCCGACACCGAGGAGGAGGCGGCCCGCCTCCACCGGGAGATGGTGCGCCAGCACGTCACCGTCATGCACTTCAACGGCCGTGTCGCCGGGGACGACAAGATCGACCAGGTCCTGGCCTCCCCGGTGGGACAGCACTACGCCTCCATGCTCGACTACTACGCCGTCGGCACCGGCGAGCAGACCGCCGAGTACCTGGAGGCCTTCGCCGAGCGCGCGCAGGCCGACGAACTCATGCTGCTGATCAAGGGACCGACCACCCAGACCAACAACCGCACCCTCGAACTCATCGCGCAGGCGTGGGGCCTGGACCCGGCGACGGCGGCCGGGGACCCGACGACCTGGCGTCGTTAAGCGGACTTCGACTTCTTGGTCGTCTTCTTCGCCGCCTTCTTGGTGGTCTTCTTGGCAGGCTTCTTCCCGCCGCGCTTCTTGTCGAGCGACGCCTTGAGGGCCTCCATGAGGTCGACGACGTCGGCGTCGTCCGAGTCATCCTCGTCCGGTTTCTCCCCGAAGGTGGCCTCCGTGTCGAGGGTGTCGCCGGCCTCGAGTTTGGCGTCGATAAGCTTGCGCAGCTCGATCTGATACTCGTCCTCGAACGCCTCCGGAGTGAAATCCGAGGCGAACTGATCGACCAGCGCTGCCGACAGTTCGAGCTCCTTGTCGGAGATTTTCGCCCGCGACTTCGTGCCCTTGAAATCCACGTCGCGGACCTCATCGGCGCACAAGAGACCCTGCAGGACGAGCACCTTGCCGCGCACCCGCAGCGCACCCAGGCGGGTCTTCTGTCGCAGCGCGAACGTGACGATCGCGGTGCGGTCCGTCGCCTCCAGCGTCTGCCGCAGCAGCAGGTAGGACTTCGGCGACTTGCCCTCCGGCTCGAGGAAGTAGCTGCGCTCCAGCATGATCGGGTCGACCTGCTCGGAGGGGACGAACTGGACGACCTCGATCTCGTTGTTGTCGGCCTCCGGGAGCGCCTCGAAATCCTCGTCGGTGAGGACGACGGTGTCCCCGTCCGACTCGTAGGCCTTGTCGATGTTCTTGTAGTCGACCTTCTCGCCGCACACCTCGCAGCGCCGCTCGTAGCGGATCCGGCCGCCGTCCTTGTCGTGGACCTGGTGGAAGGAGATGTCGTGGTCCTCGACCGCCCCGTAGGCCTTGACGGGGACGTTGACGAGTCCGAACGTGATGGCTCCGGTCCATACTGCGCGCATAACATGAAGCTTATACAGAAAGGGCAGGCCATGGCGCGAGGCAGGAAGCAGTTTCAGGTCGGCGAGCGCACGCTGTCGGTGAGCAACCTCGACAAGGTGCTTTACCCGGCCACGGGCACGACGAAGGCCGATGTCATCCACTACTACCTCAGCGTCGCCGAGGTGATCATCCCGCAGCTCACCCGCCGTCCCGTCACCCGTAAAAGGTGGGTCGACGGGGTCGGCACCGAGGAAGAGCCGGGGCAGGTGTTCTTCCGCAAGGATCTGGAGGATTCGGCGCCCAGCTGGATCCCGACCGGCAGGATCGCGCACAAGACCTCCACCAACCACTACCCGCTGGCCGAGGAACCGGGCGTCCTGGCCTGGTTCGGGCAGGTCGCCGCCCTCGAGCTCCACGCCCCGCAGTGGCGTTTCGGCGCCAACGGCCAGCCCCGCAACCCCGACCGGCTGGTGCTCGACCTCGACCCGGGCGAGGGGGTGGGGCTGCGCGACTACGCGGCGCTCGACGGCACCCACAACTCCGAGACGATCTCCCAGGTGGCCCGCGAACTGGCCCGCGGCCTGGAGTCCGATCACCCGGATGAGGTGATCTCCACGATGAAGACGGCCGACCGCGCCGGGAAGGTGTTCATCGACTGGTCGCAGAACAACGCCTCCAAGACCACCGTCAGCCCGTACTCCCTGCGCGGTCGCCTGCGGCCCACGGTCGCCGCACCCCGTACCTGGGAGGAGCTGGCGGACCCGGACCTGCGGCACCTCGAGTACGAGGAGGTCCTCGAGCGGGTCGCCGAGGGGCTTGATCCGCTGGAGCCCCTGCGCGCCGACCCCTCCGAGACCCCCGACCGGCTGAGCACCTACCGCTCCATGCGCGATCCCTCGAAGACGGCGGAGCCGGTGCCGGAGGAGCGGCCGACGGCGCGTGCGGACGGTGAGCCGACCTTCGTCATCCAGGAGCACCACGCCCGCCGCCTGCACTGGGATTTCCGCCTCGAGCACGACGGGGTGCTCGTCTCCTGGGCGGTACCGAAGGGCCCGCCGCTGGACCCCTCCCTCAACCGCCTGGCCGTGCAGACCGAGGACCATCCCCTGGAGTACGGCACCTTCGAGGGGATCATCGCGAAGGGGGAGTACGGCGCCGGCGAGGTGAGCATCTGGGATGCGGGCACCTGCGAGATCGAGAAGTGGCGCGCGGGCAAGGAGGTCATCGCCGTCCTGCACGGCCGCCCCGACGGTGGGCTGGGTGGTGTGCCGCGCCGCTACGCCCTCATCCACGCCCCGGGCATGGGGGAGGAGAAGCACTGGTTGCTGAAGTTCATGAAGGATCAGCCCGACGATGCTTCTCGACGCCCCGCCGATCCCGCTCCCAGCGAGAAGGCTGAGGTCGCTGAGTCCCCTGCCGCCCGCCCGGC of the Corynebacterium humireducens NBRC 106098 = DSM 45392 genome contains:
- a CDS encoding bifunctional metallophosphatase/5'-nucleotidase → MTDPTRLTILQTADLHGQLETHDEFYLEDGQPVYRRAGGVARMKTLFEQIREENPHTVIVDNGDCFQGSGWVQLTRGEAVVPAMNALDYDVLMPGNWEVVFGKERLLQIAGEYTAPMVCTNMHHADESGDPVGNDVIGNHLFAPFHVLERGGVRIGVLAYNDPALTRRQAPAYSRGIAMTRPAQSLAHWVRHLREEEGCAVVLVMGHLGMAPQVALASEDVAEGVDYILGGDTHERIRQPLQGRHARVTEPGAFGSFVGRLDIEVGSAGVRELNYELLDVHEDLPEDPHLRSLLDDIRAAHPELEETIGTTSSVLQRYYVLETPMDNLVTDALFAKASAALAARGEHLDIALSNGFRFCPPLVPEGGAASISRQFLWSMLPENAEVKTGTVTGAQLRTWLEKELNNVFSPRADEVFGGWVVRFAGMRVRFISRAPMGHRVQSVEIGGRPLDPDATYTVAACEREGDPVDTLCRLRNCDDPQLLGFTLHEAVEELLARGPVNYGLEGRCVAEDLPEKVLGQGNMEGYEFR
- a CDS encoding type II toxin-antitoxin system Phd/YefM family antitoxin, with the protein product MTVVSSRDFNRDVSAAKRAASKGPVVVTDRGEPAFVLLSIDDYRRLTGTDSEDSAEFLDRLQLDEVIDVEFPQMDITLKAPDF
- a CDS encoding type II toxin-antitoxin system VapC family toxin, which translates into the protein MFLLDTNVISELRKPQADPAVRAWILRRRPHDLYLSVVTVMEIELGIRRLERKDEIQGRRLRTWLEDEVLDLFSGRILAVDIKVAARAAALQVPDPRPERDCLLAATALVHDMEVVTRNVKDFLPMSSRVINPWET
- a CDS encoding DUF3592 domain-containing protein — translated: MSPMFSLVFSGVSIMMVVAGFFMFYRAFRQWRTLRDLAERGERVRGTVTSSYVRIEENSKGNDVHRLVEIVEFHTLAGQKVRGRPRFNDVGLADRTGQTVQIIYSKDNPELFLAPKDGKQQSSGVVVTSAVVGVVFIAVGAVLLFVGSSLPSMP
- a CDS encoding DnaB-like helicase N-terminal domain-containing protein, with the protein product MIDEDDALLGVDPPQLDPEALLLCGLMWAGKEHPPSNEVCRVLEPGDFYDPHHGRLFGFLASRRRAHQPVDPASLGSALSEMGDSAPLPRHTAKRLLLELTTLSVVPELVTDYADQVLGMSYRRQYLTMATALTHAGETLPESELFPVMVEHGRAQRAAWERRLAFRNREKE
- a CDS encoding type 1 glutamine amidotransferase domain-containing protein, yielding MTRILHVVTNVAHFDDPSDTTGLWLSELTHAWEVFAERGFEQTIVSPAGGYVPLDKRSLTFPAKEKTASDWLTDPSKMALLGTTTAAAEVDAADFDAIWFAGGHGAMYDFPDNEDLQRLTREIVEAGGVVAAVCHGYCGLLNTRLSDGSLLIDTRPLTGFSWVEEKLALVDKLVPYNVEEVAKQRGADYRKATLPFASYTVTDGTLITGQNPASAKATAELVADALA
- a CDS encoding helix-turn-helix domain-containing protein, with the protein product MSRRNFTRRFREITGTSPARWVTDRRLDEARSLLETTPWTVERIARVCGFSSPVTFRQSFAAHYGTTPTSYRKRFTE
- a CDS encoding MsnO8 family LLM class oxidoreductase, coding for MSAFAVRGDDQVTGHAGGGGRAEAGADDVEAGVEGGGGALVIGHVAAHTSTIRLGAGGVMLPNHSPYIVAEQFGTLEEMYPGRIGLGRAPGTDRTTLARALRRPVNAAENFPSDIIELARYLQGESLIPDVQAIPGRGTNVPLYILGSSLYGAQLAAKLGLPYSFASHLFPPMLEQAVTVYRETFEPSALMDEPYVIAALNATAADTEEEAARLHREMVRQHVTVMHFNGRVAGDDKIDQVLASPVGQHYASMLDYYAVGTGEQTAEYLEAFAERAQADELMLLIKGPTTQTNNRTLELIAQAWGLDPATAAGDPTTWRR
- a CDS encoding Ku protein, which gives rise to MRAVWTGAITFGLVNVPVKAYGAVEDHDISFHQVHDKDGGRIRYERRCEVCGEKVDYKNIDKAYESDGDTVVLTDEDFEALPEADNNEIEVVQFVPSEQVDPIMLERSYFLEPEGKSPKSYLLLRQTLEATDRTAIVTFALRQKTRLGALRVRGKVLVLQGLLCADEVRDVDFKGTKSRAKISDKELELSAALVDQFASDFTPEAFEDEYQIELRKLIDAKLEAGDTLDTEATFGEKPDEDDSDDADVVDLMEALKASLDKKRGGKKPAKKTTKKAAKKTTKKSKSA
- the ligD gene encoding non-homologous end-joining DNA ligase, translating into MARGRKQFQVGERTLSVSNLDKVLYPATGTTKADVIHYYLSVAEVIIPQLTRRPVTRKRWVDGVGTEEEPGQVFFRKDLEDSAPSWIPTGRIAHKTSTNHYPLAEEPGVLAWFGQVAALELHAPQWRFGANGQPRNPDRLVLDLDPGEGVGLRDYAALDGTHNSETISQVARELARGLESDHPDEVISTMKTADRAGKVFIDWSQNNASKTTVSPYSLRGRLRPTVAAPRTWEELADPDLRHLEYEEVLERVAEGLDPLEPLRADPSETPDRLSTYRSMRDPSKTAEPVPEERPTARADGEPTFVIQEHHARRLHWDFRLEHDGVLVSWAVPKGPPLDPSLNRLAVQTEDHPLEYGTFEGIIAKGEYGAGEVSIWDAGTCEIEKWRAGKEVIAVLHGRPDGGLGGVPRRYALIHAPGMGEEKHWLLKFMKDQPDDASRRPADPAPSEKAEVAESPAARPAFGVADLPSPMLATPGTPADIKLGVQDGEEWVFEMKWDGYRIIAGVGVGTGDGRVVLASRNGHDYTALFPQAGELVELLQGPAAEAGGAVFDGELVALDDRGRPDFGLLQAAAKGEAGDVTLRYMVFDILQLGAPGDQDASPQLRTPYRQRRELLREVLAEGEHVTVPPAHTGSLAQAEKISRELALEGLVAKRADSTYLPGKRGKAWLKLKTQLHQEVVVIGARHGKGGRAGGIGSLLLAVPDADGQLRYAGRVGTGFTAAQLGDIEKTLRRIERKTPPVDDVPAADQSDAWFVTPKLVGEVSLAGRTREGRVRQAAWRGWRADKSPDEVRWEV